In Zea mays cultivar B73 chromosome 7, Zm-B73-REFERENCE-NAM-5.0, whole genome shotgun sequence, the following proteins share a genomic window:
- the LOC100383547 gene encoding uncharacterized protein LOC100383547: protein MAMVTTSPATVQPSSCKHTSRGAARCCPPPLLSWKTRSFGQQVTTRATAASSRGQPAGVAQAGGEEGDSIRRLQNGSDVRGVALEGEKGRAVDLTPLAVEAIAESFGEWLREEELRLRGQEPEQLRVSVGRDPRLSGPRLSAALFAGLARAGCSVFDMGLATTPACFMSTILPRFNYDGSIMMTASHLPYTRNGLKFFTKRGGLTSGDVENICDRAAHKYVARKTGVGGGGRGTPPVVMRVDLMSAYAQHLRDIIKQRVAHPTHYDTPLRGFKVVVNAGNGCGGFFTWDVLEKLGADTTGSLHLEPDGRFPNHIPNPEDATAMSLTRGAVLAQGADLGVVFDTDVDRSGVVDAGGAAINGDRLIALMSAIVLGEHPGTMVVTDARASDGLTRFVESRGGRHCLYRVGYRNVIDKGVQLNADGVETHLMMETTGHGALKENYFLDDGAYMVVKIIIEMVRMKLAGVEGGVGSLIRDLQEPAESVLLRMDVMGEPKDAKERATHAVEAFKNYIQEDKLFGWVLDDCGDCSVAEGCLMDTNNDPIDVDAHMYRAKLYDENQRAVGMVHIRQSVHNPNIALNMQSYAPGGCKSMAKDLLERFLLASGLNGFLDISQVEKFVQ, encoded by the exons ATGGCCATGGTCACCACTTCGCCGGCAACTGTGCAGCCATCATCATGCAAGCACACGAGCCGCGGCGCGGCGCGGTGCTGCCCTCCTCCTCTGCTGTCCTGGAAGACACGAAGCTTTGGGCAGCAGGTGACGACAAGGGCCACGGCGGCGAGCTCCCGTGGGCAGCCCGCGGGCGTGGCACAGGCAGGGGGAGAAGAGGGCGACAGTATCAGGCGGCTGCAGAACGGGTCGGACGTGCGGGGCGTCGCGCTGGAGGGCGAGAAAGGCCGGGCCGTGGACCTCACGCCgctggcggtcgaggccatcgccGAGAGCTTCGGGGAGTGGCTGCGAGAGGAGGAGCTCCGGCTCCGGGGCCAGGAGCCCGAGCAGCTGCGTGTGTCCGTCGGCCGCGACCCGAGGCTGTCGGGGCCGCGGCTCAGCGCGGCGCTCTTCGCGGGGCTCGCCAGGGCGGGCTGCTCCGTCTTCGACATGGGGCTCGCCACCACGCCGGCCTGCTTCATGAGCACCATACTGCCACGCTTCAACTATGACGGCTCTATTATG ATGACGGCGTCACACCTCCCCTACACCCGCAACGGCCTCAAGTTCTTCACCAAGCGCGGCGGGCTCACCTCCGGCGACGTCGAGAACATCTGCGACCGCGCAGCGCACAAGTACGTGGCGCGGAAGACGGgagtcggcggcggcggcaggggcacgcCGCCGGTGGTGATGCGCGTGGACCTGATGAGCGCCTACGCGCAGCACCTCCGCGACATCATCAAGCAGCGCGTGGCGCACCCGACGCACTACGACACCCCACTGAGGGGCTTCAAGGTGGTGGTGAACGCGGGCAACGGCTGCGGCGGGTTCTTCACCTGGGACGTGCTGGAGAAGCTGGGGGCCGACACCACGGGCAGCCTCCACCTGGAGCCCGACGGCAGGTTCCCCAACCACATACCCAACCCGGAGGACGCCACCGCCATGTCGCTCACCCGCGGCGCCGTGCTGGCGCAGGGCGCGGACCTGGGCGTCGTTTTCGACACCGACGTGGACCGCAGCGGCGTCGTGGACGCCGGGGGCGCGGCCATCAACGGCGACCGCCTCATCGCGCTCATGTCGGCCATCGTGCTGGGCGAGCACCCGGGCACCATGGTGGTCACCGACGCGCGCGCCAGCGACGGGCTCACGAGGTTCGTCGAGTCCAGGGGAGGCCGCCACTGCCTGTACCGCGTCGGCTACCGCAACGTCATAGACAAGGGCGTGCAGCTGAACGCCGACGGCGTGGAGACGCACCTGATGATGGAGACGACCGGGCACGGCGCGCTCAAGGAGAACTACTTCCTCGACGACGGCGCCTACATGGTGGTGAAGATCATCATTGAGATGGTCCGGATGAAGCTAGCAGGGGTGGAGGGAGGGGTAGGGAGCCTTATCagggatctgcaggagcccgccgAGTCCGTGCTCCTCCGGATGGACGTCATGGGTGAGCCCAAGGATGCCAAGGAAAGGGCCACACATGCAGTTGAGGCTTTTAAGAACTACATCCAG GAGGACAAACTTTTCGGTTGGGTGCTGGACGACTGCGGGGATTGCTCAGTTGCCGAGGGATGCCTTATGGACACAAACAATGATCCCATCGATGTTGATGCACACATGTACAG AGCAAAACTATACGACGAGAATCAGAGAGCAGTAGGCATGGTCCACATTCGTCAAAGCGTGCATAATCCCAACATAGCACTAAACATGCAGTCCTATGCTCCTGGTGGCTGCAAATCCATGGCAAAGGATCTTCTTGAGAG GTTCTTGCTGGCAAGCGGACTGAATGGGTTTCTTGACATAAGCCAAGTAGAGAAGTTTGTCCAGTAG